In the Deinococcus roseus genome, GACCACATCATCATGATATATAGGAGGAAATTAGCATGGCTAAAGGCACGTTTGAACGCACCAAGCCCCACGTGAACGTGGGAACCATTGGTCACGTGGACCACGGAAAAACCACCCTCACCGCCGCGA is a window encoding:
- a CDS encoding GTP-binding protein is translated as MAKGTFERTKPHVNVGTIGHVDHGKTTLTAA